The following coding sequences lie in one Alicyclobacillus curvatus genomic window:
- a CDS encoding NAD-dependent malic enzyme → MRRWCVSQRGDVETSLRGAEVLKAPLVNKGTAFTLEEREALGLKGLLPPQVLTIDEQARRAYEQFSAQPNDLFKHVYLMALRDRNEVLFYRLLTEHMAEMVPIIYTPTVGTAIKRYSHEYQRSRGVYLSIDDPDGIEEALRNFGADSDDIDLIVATDGERILGIGDWGVGGIEISNGKLAVYVAAAGIHPDRVIPVVLDVGTNNERLLNDPLYIGNRHSRVRGARYDEFIEAYVNIASRLFPRALLHWEDFAIQNARPILERYRGNYRTFNDDIQGTGAVSLAVVLAAVKASRTPLAEHRIVIFGAGSAGIGITEQIRDAMVRQGLSEREANQRFWLVDRPGLLIDDYEPLLGFQQPFARRRDEVSGWSLSGPANSPSFLEVIRQVKPTILIGTSTVAGAFTKEIVQEMAAHVDRPVILPMSNPTSSSEAVPADLIEWTSGRVLVAAGSPFEPVLYNNVCYTIGQANNAFVFPGIGLGAIVSGARLVTDGMIEAAAYAVAGMVDANRKGASLLPCIEDLRVVSATVAVAVANAAVADGVATVEHEDMIQAVQDAMWQPTYLRIHPRAVAADESTLEC, encoded by the coding sequence ATGCGTAGATGGTGTGTGTCTCAGCGCGGCGACGTCGAGACATCGTTGCGGGGAGCGGAGGTACTTAAGGCACCGTTGGTGAACAAAGGTACTGCCTTTACACTTGAGGAGAGAGAGGCTTTAGGACTCAAGGGGTTGCTCCCACCGCAGGTGTTGACGATTGATGAACAGGCCAGACGGGCTTACGAACAATTCTCAGCCCAGCCGAACGACTTGTTCAAACATGTATATCTGATGGCTCTTCGTGACCGGAATGAGGTCTTATTTTACCGCTTGCTGACAGAACACATGGCAGAGATGGTCCCAATCATCTACACACCGACTGTTGGCACAGCGATAAAACGATATAGCCACGAGTACCAGCGTTCACGCGGCGTTTACCTTTCCATTGACGATCCCGATGGCATCGAAGAGGCTCTACGCAACTTTGGCGCCGATTCGGATGACATCGACCTCATTGTGGCGACAGATGGTGAACGAATTCTCGGGATCGGGGATTGGGGTGTCGGCGGGATCGAGATCTCGAATGGCAAATTGGCGGTGTACGTCGCTGCGGCGGGTATTCATCCGGACCGGGTGATTCCAGTTGTTCTCGACGTTGGCACAAACAACGAACGCCTTCTGAACGACCCGCTCTATATTGGCAACCGGCATTCCCGGGTTAGGGGGGCGCGCTATGACGAATTTATTGAGGCCTACGTCAACATCGCATCTCGCTTGTTTCCGAGAGCTTTACTGCACTGGGAGGATTTTGCCATCCAGAACGCGCGTCCCATTCTAGAACGCTACCGTGGGAACTACCGCACGTTCAATGATGACATTCAAGGGACCGGAGCTGTATCGTTAGCAGTGGTGTTGGCCGCCGTAAAGGCGTCTCGTACGCCGCTTGCAGAGCACCGGATTGTCATCTTCGGAGCTGGTTCTGCGGGTATCGGTATCACAGAACAGATTCGAGATGCGATGGTACGTCAGGGGCTTTCTGAACGAGAGGCGAATCAACGCTTCTGGCTTGTTGACAGGCCAGGACTGCTGATTGACGACTATGAGCCTTTGCTCGGATTTCAACAGCCGTTTGCCAGAAGGCGTGATGAAGTCAGCGGATGGAGCCTGAGCGGTCCAGCGAACTCACCCAGTTTTTTGGAAGTGATCCGGCAAGTGAAACCAACGATTTTAATTGGCACGTCGACTGTGGCGGGGGCCTTCACGAAAGAAATTGTACAAGAAATGGCAGCGCACGTTGACCGCCCTGTCATTTTGCCGATGTCCAACCCAACATCTTCGTCAGAAGCGGTACCAGCGGATCTGATTGAATGGACTTCTGGCCGTGTGCTCGTTGCCGCGGGGAGTCCGTTTGAGCCCGTCCTCTATAACAATGTCTGCTACACGATTGGCCAGGCAAACAACGCTTTTGTGTTCCCAGGCATTGGACTCGGGGCCATAGTCTCAGGTGCGCGGCTGGTTACAGATGGAATGATTGAAGCAGCCGCCTATGCTGTGGCTGGTATGGTTGATGCGAACCGCAAAGGAGCGTCGCTGTTACCTTGTATCGAGGACTTGCGGGTCGTGTCAGCAACCGTTGCTGTCGCCGTTGCCAATGCTGCCGTTGCTGACGGCGTTGCAACGGTGGAGCATGAGGACATGATTCAAGCGGTGCAAGATGCCATGTGGCAGCCGACATACCTCCGGATACACCCGCGCGCCGTTGCGGCAGACGAATCGACTCTGGAGTGCTAG
- a CDS encoding CoA transferase gives MTQREGWAMLSHIRVIDFTRLLPGPYATLRLADLGAQVLKVEEPSGDAARYAGSDTASGPVFLANNRNKRSHVLDLKTPEGRERARALASTADVVIESFRPGVADNLGIGYAQLREVRPDIVYCSLSGYGQSGPLSHLGGHDLNYMARSGVQSLIKDSEGNVVIPSMQFADYIGGIAASEAILAALVKRDETGHGTYLDVSMSHALMGLLTNHALLFGKGVEDGLAVLSGKVICYRLYRTKEDRSVSIAALEPKFWQAFCRFFDRPDWIARQMSLAEPDNPTFIQVEALFRERSFEQWVDISERLDACIAPVYSPAEALASDLSVRHGSVFTIDSADWGPLLQVRTHAGGFTHETSSDDPPPKLGDMQKPRRK, from the coding sequence TTGACGCAAAGAGAGGGATGGGCGATGCTCTCACATATTCGTGTCATTGATTTTACCCGTCTCTTGCCGGGCCCCTATGCTACTCTACGGCTCGCCGACCTCGGGGCACAGGTACTGAAGGTTGAGGAACCGAGCGGAGATGCTGCGAGATATGCAGGCAGTGACACTGCGAGTGGGCCTGTGTTCCTTGCGAACAATCGCAACAAGCGTAGTCACGTGTTGGACTTGAAGACACCAGAGGGGCGAGAAAGGGCACGGGCGCTTGCCAGCACGGCAGATGTTGTCATTGAGTCTTTTCGTCCCGGAGTTGCTGATAACCTCGGCATTGGCTACGCCCAGCTCAGGGAAGTGCGTCCCGACATTGTATACTGCTCGCTCAGTGGATATGGACAATCGGGGCCACTCTCGCATCTGGGCGGCCATGATTTGAATTACATGGCGCGCAGCGGCGTGCAAAGTCTCATCAAGGATTCGGAGGGAAACGTGGTTATCCCGAGTATGCAATTTGCGGACTATATCGGCGGGATAGCAGCGTCAGAAGCTATTCTGGCTGCTCTGGTGAAACGGGATGAAACGGGTCACGGCACGTATTTAGATGTGTCGATGAGTCACGCCTTAATGGGTTTACTGACCAACCATGCGCTTCTGTTTGGGAAAGGTGTCGAAGACGGGCTTGCCGTTTTGTCCGGCAAGGTCATCTGCTATCGCTTATATCGTACGAAAGAGGACCGCAGTGTGAGTATTGCAGCTCTCGAGCCTAAGTTCTGGCAGGCGTTTTGCAGGTTCTTCGACCGCCCTGACTGGATTGCCAGACAGATGTCCCTGGCGGAGCCAGATAACCCAACGTTTATTCAGGTCGAAGCCCTGTTTCGTGAGCGCTCCTTCGAGCAATGGGTGGATATCAGCGAAAGACTGGACGCTTGTATTGCGCCTGTGTACTCTCCTGCCGAAGCCTTAGCGAGCGACTTGTCAGTACGTCACGGGTCCGTATTCACCATCGATTCTGCAGATTGGGGACCACTGCTTCAGGTGCGGACGCATGCAGGTGGGTTCACACACGAAACGTCTTCTGATGATCCGCCGCCAAAACTGGGGGACATGCAAAAGCCGAGGAGGAAATAA
- a CDS encoding thiolase family protein, whose protein sequence is MYEAVIVDVARTAIGRRKGLLSGVHPVDLLGNLLREVVSRNGFAPEVVDDVIVGCVMQAGEQALNVGRNAWLSAGLPESVPATTVDRQCGSSLQALHFAAQGVMAGVYDVVIAAGVESMTRVPMGVTVRDIGSPKTQALTDRYNLGEHWFSQAVGAEMIAKQWGLSRAQLDEYSLRSHQLAHQAATQGAFLRQIVPVTVVGADGNEQVVKADEGIRPSTSFEKLTALQPAFDNLDLITAGNSSQISDGASAVLVMSREAAQRYGLRPRARFVSFAVVGDDPVKMLTGPIPATKKALSKAGLTVDDIHLFEVNEAFAPVVLAWQHETGAAWDKVNVNGGAIALGHPLGATGTRIVTTLVSELERREQRFGLVTICEGGGTANATIIERMSE, encoded by the coding sequence GTGTATGAAGCTGTGATTGTCGATGTCGCTCGTACGGCGATTGGACGTCGGAAGGGACTGCTTTCAGGCGTCCACCCGGTAGATCTCCTGGGGAACCTGCTCCGCGAAGTTGTCAGCAGAAATGGGTTTGCGCCGGAGGTTGTGGACGACGTTATCGTTGGCTGTGTGATGCAGGCCGGAGAGCAGGCATTGAACGTTGGCCGCAATGCCTGGTTGTCCGCGGGACTCCCTGAATCAGTGCCAGCAACTACAGTAGACCGACAATGCGGGTCAAGCTTGCAAGCGCTGCATTTTGCAGCTCAAGGTGTGATGGCGGGTGTGTATGACGTCGTCATTGCGGCTGGGGTTGAGTCCATGACACGGGTTCCGATGGGGGTGACCGTGAGGGATATCGGATCGCCGAAGACGCAAGCCCTGACGGACAGGTACAACCTCGGCGAACACTGGTTCAGCCAAGCCGTAGGCGCAGAAATGATTGCAAAACAATGGGGTTTAAGTCGGGCGCAACTTGATGAGTACAGTCTTCGGAGTCATCAACTGGCGCATCAGGCAGCCACGCAAGGTGCGTTTCTGCGCCAGATTGTGCCGGTAACGGTTGTCGGTGCCGATGGAAATGAGCAGGTCGTGAAGGCAGACGAAGGCATCCGTCCTTCAACATCTTTTGAGAAGCTGACTGCGCTGCAACCGGCATTCGACAATCTGGACCTGATTACAGCCGGGAACTCGAGTCAAATTTCTGACGGCGCAAGCGCAGTTTTGGTCATGAGTCGGGAGGCAGCCCAGCGCTACGGCTTGAGACCGCGGGCTCGTTTTGTTTCGTTTGCTGTGGTCGGCGACGATCCGGTCAAAATGCTCACCGGTCCTATTCCGGCCACCAAAAAGGCGCTGTCGAAGGCGGGACTGACCGTCGATGACATTCATCTGTTCGAGGTGAATGAGGCGTTTGCACCGGTTGTGTTGGCGTGGCAACACGAGACAGGAGCCGCCTGGGACAAAGTCAACGTCAATGGCGGAGCGATTGCACTTGGACATCCGCTCGGTGCCACCGGGACACGTATTGTCACAACGCTTGTCAGCGAACTCGAGCGAAGGGAACAGCGTTTTGGGCTGGTGACCATCTGCGAAGGTGGAGGTACTGCAAATGCGACGATTATAGAACGCATGTCCGAATGA
- a CDS encoding 3-hydroxyacyl-CoA dehydrogenase, translated as MEIANKVFLITGGGSGLGAATARLLASHGGQIVVVDVNGEAGQEVADSVSGAFVRADVSSEPDIENAVQSARHAFGGLHGVVNCAGIGSAARVIGKQGPFPLDVFQRVIQVNLIGSFNVIRLAAGVMAQMEPNDDGERGVMISTASVAAFEGQIGQAAYSASKGGIVSMTLPIARELAAYGIRVATIAPGIFDTPLLGQLPDAARSALGQQVPFPQRLGRPAEYALLVKQVIENPMINGETIRLDGAIRMSTR; from the coding sequence GTGGAGATTGCAAACAAAGTATTCTTGATTACGGGTGGCGGCTCAGGGCTTGGTGCCGCCACAGCTCGTCTGCTGGCATCGCATGGTGGCCAAATCGTCGTTGTGGACGTCAATGGGGAAGCAGGGCAAGAGGTGGCAGATTCAGTGTCAGGGGCATTTGTTCGAGCCGACGTGAGCAGTGAGCCAGACATCGAAAATGCTGTACAATCTGCTCGCCACGCGTTCGGGGGATTGCACGGGGTGGTTAACTGTGCGGGCATCGGATCGGCAGCCCGCGTAATTGGGAAACAGGGTCCGTTTCCGCTTGACGTGTTTCAGAGGGTCATTCAAGTCAACTTGATTGGATCCTTTAACGTCATTCGATTAGCAGCGGGTGTCATGGCGCAAATGGAACCGAACGATGACGGTGAGCGTGGTGTGATGATTAGCACGGCATCGGTGGCAGCATTTGAAGGTCAAATTGGCCAAGCGGCTTATTCGGCCTCGAAGGGTGGAATCGTGAGTATGACGCTGCCTATCGCGCGTGAGTTAGCTGCGTATGGCATTCGCGTGGCGACAATTGCACCAGGGATCTTTGACACGCCGCTGCTCGGACAGTTGCCTGACGCAGCACGAAGCGCATTGGGACAGCAAGTGCCATTTCCTCAACGATTGGGCCGACCGGCAGAATACGCGTTGCTTGTGAAGCAGGTGATTG
- a CDS encoding S9 family peptidase — translation MNTPQAKKVPYSHEIHGDVREDEYYWLRDRDNPEVISYLEAENKYYEEAMKPLQPLTDKLFQAMVNRIPEAEVKVPVQSGAYFYYSRMEKELQYPVYARKKAATRVGLESAAEEVILDLNTMAGEGEYLSVTVQRVSPDGTKLAYLENRDGTDKYTVFVKDLTSGEMYSDKIENVFIYGSLEWDASGTYLFYVTVDETQRPYQLWRHEVGQSSAQDSLLYEETDITYTLSVAKSRSGQYLFLHSENKETTEVRYLDAKKPLGALCLFDARKRGIQYELEHWGSDFLILTNEAAPNFQLLRCPVANTASTNRDNLFPYAPQRYLQEVYPFQDAVLIGGREQGLTELWIFQNGTLSKLSFEEELYTVSIGENRSYDTTEALIQYESLLTPKTTYAVNLLTEAKECLQVAPVPGDYDRGQYRQERLWAKASDGTSVPMFAIYQADTLSKGPAPLVLSAYGSYGINSDPHFDPMRLPLLNSGAVLVTVQVRGGSEMGRLWYEHGKFLHKRNTFTDFIAAAEELIRRGYTTKDLLAAQGGSAGGLLMGAVANLAGHLFKAMLPAVPFVDVVTTMLDATIPLTTLEWDEWGNPNDPEYYAYMKSYSPYDNVEAKEYPHMLVTTGLNDPRVAYWEPAKWVARLREQKTDDHTLLLKTNMGAGHFGSSGRVNRLKEVAANFAYVLDKIGIGAEDIRN, via the coding sequence ATGAACACCCCGCAAGCAAAGAAAGTCCCATATTCGCATGAGATTCACGGAGATGTCCGCGAAGATGAATACTACTGGCTTCGCGACCGTGACAACCCCGAGGTGATTTCGTACCTCGAAGCCGAAAACAAGTACTACGAAGAAGCCATGAAGCCCCTTCAACCTTTAACAGACAAACTGTTTCAGGCGATGGTCAATCGCATCCCTGAAGCAGAGGTCAAAGTCCCTGTTCAATCCGGGGCGTATTTTTATTACAGCCGGATGGAAAAGGAGCTCCAGTACCCTGTCTACGCTCGAAAGAAAGCAGCAACGCGAGTGGGTCTCGAGTCCGCTGCAGAAGAAGTCATTCTTGACCTAAACACGATGGCAGGCGAAGGCGAATACCTGAGTGTCACCGTGCAGCGGGTGAGCCCGGATGGGACAAAACTGGCGTACCTTGAAAATCGGGACGGCACAGATAAGTACACAGTGTTTGTTAAGGACTTAACAAGCGGGGAAATGTATTCAGACAAAATCGAGAATGTTTTTATCTATGGGAGTCTCGAATGGGATGCTTCCGGCACCTACCTGTTCTACGTGACTGTCGACGAAACGCAGCGCCCCTACCAGTTGTGGCGTCACGAGGTTGGCCAGAGTAGTGCACAAGACAGCCTCCTCTATGAGGAAACAGACATCACCTATACACTCAGCGTCGCCAAGTCGCGCAGTGGTCAGTACCTGTTCCTACATTCAGAAAACAAGGAAACCACAGAGGTTCGCTATTTAGATGCCAAAAAGCCGCTTGGCGCTCTGTGCCTGTTTGATGCAAGAAAACGCGGCATCCAATATGAATTGGAGCATTGGGGAAGCGATTTCCTCATCCTGACGAACGAAGCCGCACCAAATTTCCAACTGCTGCGTTGCCCTGTTGCAAACACTGCGTCGACAAATCGAGACAACCTCTTCCCGTATGCTCCGCAGCGCTATTTACAGGAGGTCTATCCGTTTCAGGACGCCGTCTTAATTGGCGGGCGGGAACAGGGCCTCACTGAACTTTGGATTTTCCAAAACGGCACCCTGTCAAAACTCTCCTTCGAGGAGGAGTTGTACACAGTATCGATTGGCGAAAATCGCAGTTACGACACGACAGAAGCTTTGATTCAGTACGAATCACTGCTGACACCGAAAACAACCTACGCGGTCAATTTGTTGACCGAAGCAAAGGAGTGTTTGCAGGTCGCTCCTGTCCCCGGCGACTACGACCGCGGGCAGTACCGTCAGGAACGACTGTGGGCCAAAGCGTCGGATGGGACTTCCGTACCCATGTTCGCGATTTATCAGGCCGACACCCTCTCGAAGGGGCCAGCGCCGCTGGTTCTCTCCGCTTACGGGTCATATGGCATCAACAGTGATCCTCATTTCGATCCGATGCGCCTCCCCCTACTAAATTCGGGCGCGGTACTCGTTACGGTGCAGGTGCGCGGTGGATCGGAAATGGGCCGACTTTGGTACGAACACGGCAAGTTTCTCCACAAACGCAACACCTTCACTGACTTCATCGCCGCAGCTGAAGAACTGATTCGACGCGGTTATACAACGAAGGACCTGCTGGCAGCGCAAGGTGGCAGTGCCGGCGGGCTCTTAATGGGAGCGGTGGCAAATCTGGCCGGGCACCTGTTTAAAGCCATGCTCCCAGCTGTGCCGTTTGTGGACGTGGTGACGACCATGCTCGATGCCACCATTCCGCTGACGACGCTTGAATGGGACGAATGGGGAAACCCCAATGACCCTGAATATTACGCGTACATGAAGTCGTATAGTCCATACGACAACGTTGAAGCCAAAGAATACCCACACATGCTGGTAACAACAGGACTCAACGATCCCCGCGTTGCCTACTGGGAACCAGCCAAATGGGTCGCGCGGCTGCGTGAGCAAAAAACGGACGACCACACGTTACTGCTGAAGACAAACATGGGTGCTGGCCACTTCGGTTCTTCCGGGCGAGTTAATCGTCTTAAGGAAGTCGCTGCCAATTTCGCCTATGTGCTCGACAAGATTGGCATTGGGGCAGAGGACATTCGCAACTAG